DNA sequence from the Spodoptera frugiperda isolate SF20-4 chromosome 15, AGI-APGP_CSIRO_Sfru_2.0, whole genome shotgun sequence genome:
tttgatcaTGGAGTATTtggtgaaataaaacaaaaatattatgatattcgTGTATAATTTCAAAAGCATTGAGGTAttgcaatttatttacattaaatgtaACACACAATACTGTGGATGACTTTATGGATGGATTACATAATAGATGCTGCTCGAACTCTAAAGGCTATCATACCTATTTCGTGTTTAATTTTTAgtgatttaaaatgaaaacttgATGCCATTCAGATATATTAGGCCGTATTCATGGACATTATAATGGACGGAGTCAATTCgctgaatattttatataacatcATCACATGTAGTAAGTCGGCAGTGGGAATTGTTCTACGATATCGCCTGatataaatcaatttaatcGTTGTTTTCGTCAAGGATGGTCAGTCGTCCGAGAGGGAACGGCGCGTGTCGGCGTCGCGCATCGTATTATCTTAGTTTAGAGAAATCTGTTCGATGTTTCCTCGTTAACTCTAAAGCTTTGGCAGTAATATAGGTACACacatcattatttaaatatcagtCTGATTGCCTTTCTAATTCTCATGTGGTGTTAAGGAAGTCTAGTCTTCACTGATAGATAACATCGTAACAAAATGTTCTATGACTACTAGTATATACAAGTTACAGTAAATAACGAGATCTAGCATTCCTAACATACTTTAACAATACCTATCATATAACAGACTACAACGAAAATATAACAGTAGCTACAGCTATACATACAGTCTTATTTTACAAAGCTAAGAAAATTTAGCGTAAATATTAGATGTAAAGTGGCATTTAATGGGGCTAATATTACAAGAGTGGCCAGCTGATTATTGAATTACATtcacatttgtatttaaatacatcAATTTTACTTTTGTACAATACAAACAACATCACCATTTGTGTACTAAGCCGTTGTTCAATTGAATAATCAAGCAATTTTCGAGTAGCCCCATTTCACCATCATTATtcataagaatatttataaaggTGATACAATATCAGCCTACTTATATTCGTTACACAATAAACAACTTTTAAaagatagataataattattatttaataccgGAGACGCTTGAAATGAACGAAGCATCCGTGAAACAAAGTCCCTGAAGTTGCCTTTGGCTATAATGAATAACGTGTAATATTATTGCACTCGATAACACCATTGTCTCTTTGGATAcaactatgtaggtattattcCCGTTTCACGTCGCCGCGGAAATTGCCGAGAGGTTCCACAGATCTCGACCTAGGTgctctgaaaaataaataaatttaagtgTTAAAAGAGCTTTTTTGACTTAGTACgctgctttatttttaaatgtttaattgtttacCTTCTTCTTGAAAGCGTCAGTTCTATTTTTCCTTCTTTAACTTGTTTGAAGAGAGATATAGCCCCAGCATGACTTAATCCACGCGTCGGCACATTGTTTACAGATAATATCTCATCAcctgtaaatgaaaatatatgcattactagcttctgcccgcgactccgtccgcgcggatgtcggtcttcgcgtggaagttttatttctccattttgagtaactctgacaatgacatcttacaaatatctattggacccaaatacggcgaggcccataataattaagaagatccctctattgagctactgctgttgagcagaataaaactgaaaataaagatttttttctacgtatttttccaggataaaaagtaacctattttatgtccaggataataagatataattataccaagtttcatcgaaatcaaaccgttagttttcacgtgatgcctgaacatatatagacagacagacaaaaaaataataatcacatatttgggtttggtatcgatccagtaacaccctgctatttattttttctatattttcaatgaacagaattgacccttctacagatttattatagcccgcgacttcgttcgcgtggaatagtgacttccggcaaatttttggttttaaccacatagttcccgaattcgcgggatctcttcaaaaatgagatgtggaagatattctagggaactcctcaaaaatcaacataatgagctctgcgtttgaatttaatagatgtatactcactttgggcattgaaaaaatagtttaaaaacggacttaaactaaagaaatattataaatctttccgaacttaagatgaaaactaacttaaaactaaagaattaaagaaagctacgaattacgaatttataacaattaaaaaagaaattatattacaacctatcctcaatgctataataaccaagcttaaactaaataatttaaaagaaacgacttaaatctaattaatttataaattatagacttacaattttattaaaaaaactaactacagtaactactaataatcgatatcaaactaaacctacgttaaataatttaaccagaaaaacccaacaaataaacttattaattgacaaatacaacgaaaccaatttatttagaatatacgaaacagcaggaccactacagacaaataaatcATAGGACTggtaatacactttttctacgatagtaccgtagcgctcggccgatacccaaccaaatgaatgtaacgaaactttttttactatttatttactttttttcgatgaattaaaacaataacatgaaccgaagtcgtgtaacgatcaacatagaattatttataaataatttatttcttatttttattttttgatttttgaaataaaaatatatctatgtcctttctaaggttctaaactatatctgtaccaaatttcaaccaaatccgtcaaatagttgcggagattaatggtataagcatagaatgttcgacgtgattctttaatttgacataacttttttatttatgaaccgattgacatgaaacaaacactaaatgtaaatttaagcatccgacaatatattcgtgaaaaccgcatccaactcggatcagccgtttctgagattagcgcgcacagacgaacagacaaacagacaaacagacaaacagacaaacagacaaacagacaaacagacaaaaaaaaagttaattacatttttgggttcgacatcgacataacaataacccctgctattttttttatttttattttcaatgtacagacagcacttttctacgattttattatatgtatagatagttaAAAATACGTAAACACATATAGCCTTTGTtgagcagtggacgtctctcggctgatgatgatgatgatgatgatgaaacacATATAGCAAGTAATTACTAAATATAAAGGTGAAACCGCACTAGCGTGGCACTACAGCGGAGAGGCGCGTGGCGGCACCGACGCGGCGCGGCTTTACATAACCGCACTGTACTGCAGCGAGcggaaaaaaatctaatttgtcGGATACCTGACGAACGAGATGGACGAAATAACTGAAGAAGTGATAGAGGAAGCTTTATTATGCGAAGAGGCAGAACAACTGGAAAGATATAAAAAACCGTCTACATGGGTGCACATAGAGCAATGGGTGCATGATATTCCAAATTCTCGTTTTAAAGAAGGAGAATACCACACGCTTTTTTCAAGACTTTTAAGAGTCCCTACACGATTCCATACTTACTTCAGGATGACAAAGGAGaagttgattttattgtaactttcgtgagacatactaaattaattattatgttatcggcttactcacgtactattttgacgaggaactcgactagtttcaagccatgctagaggctcatattcatgagcatgaatatgagcctctagcatggctgaGTGGTTTGAGGGTCAAGCCTTAACATCCGCCCCGGTACGACCGCGATActggtggagatatgttgatgacgtattcgccgtcatcaaccgggaacatgtggcggaattcgtgggacacctaaactcgGTGCACGGTAGCATTCAGTTCACCACTGAGGAGGAAAAGGAAGGAATGTTGCCGTTCTTGGACGTGCTCGTGAGACGTGAAACAGACGGCCGCCTgtcacacacggtttaccgtaaaccgacacacacagaccggtacctacgagccgactcacaccatcatccctcccaccttgcctctgttccccgtactttaatcaaccgggcactgaacctgtgtgatccccagtacattgacgcaGAACTTGATCACCTTAGACGGGTACTGGAAACcaatgggtacaactggcgccaatgtactcgactggcgagtaATTCATCAggtaaaagacgaccggcagttgcggagcggactccagcatttttaccattcgtgaaaggagtaaccgacaccatcggacacctgttacgccgtagatacagcatcaggacgatcttccgcccacccggtcaattacgaaacttgttacgctcgcctaaggacaaggatccactggcagttcccggggtatacatgataccgtgcgactgtggctcgagttacattggggaaactcgccgcaacatcacaaccagactcaaagaacacatacgcagtgtgaagaacagggacacccatacatcggcagtagccgagcatgcttgtagcgcgggcacggctCATTTCCTTcgcttcgacaaggtctccgtactagcgagggagaaatactttgtaccgcggaaagtacgtgaggccatcgaaataagtcgccgtcccaacttcaacagagacggtggctgggcattaccacctgcctggaagccgagtctacaatctgcgtcaacctacaatgttgcgggtctggagtgtgacacagtgagcgcggtatgtagcaccgtttttgcgccgacccgagaatcgaatctaacacctgcgcagccgccggcgaacgagtctaacgagccaacatcgtcgcgcgcgccagatagtgcgcgcgattccagacagagggcgcgatgggcgcgatcctcgaatcgccagtagcagcgcgacaatcgccgcgtcgtgtgtcgcggaatgctgctcatgaatatgagcctctagcatggcttgaaactagtcgagttcctcgtcaaaatagtacgtgagtaagccgataacataataattaaaaggaGAAGTTTTATGAACTATTGCAAATTATTAAACCTCATATAGAATTGCAGCTAGCTATGCCGCACTAGCGGCAGCGGAGCTGCGCGGCGCGACCGGAGCGGCAAAATATTCTCCGGGAGTCAACTTTGTCGCGACGCTTTGTTGCAGTACCGCTACAGTGCATTTTATTCCATAATAAACAGtggcaattatattttttgccgCGCCTCTTCGCTGTAGTACCGCGTTAGTGCGGTTTTACCataagaattataaaatattggtttaataataaataaatatagttaccTTCAAAAATGGTACCCTTGTCAGCCGCTTGTCCATTTGGAAATACAGTTTTAACGAAAATACCCATTTGGCCTTTTGGCGAATCTGTTCCACCAACAATACTGAAACCAAGGCTTTTATGACCCTGCCCTTTCCAAAATTCCACTTTGTGTAAGGAACTGTGCGCGTAGTGTCCTCCATGTTGGTGGTTATCTTGATGCAAGGCCGCTGAATGTTCTTGGAGCCTCGATACATGCGGACTCGGGCTGGGAGAACATCGCTGAGATCCAACTCTGCTGAAAAATCTACTTCGACTACTATTTCTTAATTGTTCAGGAATGCTTTCAAATGATCTGTTCTGGTACAGTCTCGGTACGTGTTTTATGTAATGTGAAAAgttattttctttgatttcGTTAGTTGCATTGTCCCCGTAGACGGAGTAAGGTCCTGTTGACGGAGGTCTAGAAGTATGAAACgatatcggtctgtagttgttGCCTTGGTTAGACCTAGGTGTTGGTGACGCCCTTAGTGAAATTTCAATATTCGTAATGTTTTGCAATGAAGCTGACTGGGAGTAGCAGTGCCGTTCTAGCAACTTTTCGTCGTCACTCTTCTGGTTTGAGAGTATTGGACCATTATTCACTTGGATGCCAACTTCACATTTTCTTTGATGATCTGTTCTTGAATTGGAATCACAATTTACCTGTTCGGTTGATCGTTCTTTGGTTCTATTGCTAATATTGTTGTGATAGAATTGATTTTCAGCTGGAAAATGTGTTTCGATCGTTATTTGCTTTGAGGGCAAAGGTTTCTGAACAGTCTGCGATATAATGTCCGGGGGTACGTTGGATGTCGGGAGAGTGACAGTATTTTGTTCTAATGGCTGATTATTTATAATCCTACTTAATGTTATAGGGGTTATTTCATCGTGGGCCATTACGAGATCTACTTGATACCTTTGAAATAATGCCCCGTCTTCAATCGTAGCTTCAGTTGAACAAGAATTAACTATATGCTGCACTTCTTTAAGCGATGATAGACCTCGCAGTACTCTGCCATTAACATTGACTATTTCATCCCCTATTCGTAGCCTTCCATCTCTATGAGCTATACCGTCAAAGTCTAACTTGACAATAATGTATCGAATTTCAAAATTTGACCCGCTGCTATCAAAATCTACCCTGTGTTGTGCTAAATAAACACCAAGACTCTCGTCTAGCCTCGATTTTAATAGTCTTATTTTTCTAAACCTTTTAGTGCAAGGCCCTCTACCTAAAATATCTGTTTCGGAAACATGGTGCATTGGTGTAGGATGCTCTACCATAATGTCTTGATTTGATGATTGTTCAATAGGGATCAACTGAGAGtgtaaaaactttatttttctcgTCTGCACTCTTTCGTCTAATGTTATCGTTTTATAGACATATGGTTGTTTCTTTATAGTTTTCTTTGGAAGCGGCGGTGGTTTTGAATCTATATGTTCAAACATATTATTCTTTATACTATCACTAGGAAATTTATGGATGTTATCCTTATTTTCATTTCCATAATCGTAAGAATTACTTTTCTCTACAGGAAATAATGCACACGGGGTAGAACTTCGTCTGATTGGAACTTGCACTCGaccaaaatttattttgtgatttaaaCTAAACTGTCTTGAAAAGTTTCCATGATTCCCTTCGTAATTCATATCCATTGATTCCTTGCGACCGGAACCATTATGAAAATGTGAAGAATATCCTGGCGGAGAATGGTTACTGTGGTCATCGGTGGGTCGACCATCACTATCATATCCAGACTCATTGGAACTAACATAATTACTAAGACGATGGGTTTGCACTTCTGCTTGTTCTGGCGCATGGTGAATGCTTTGCGAAGACGAAGTTATTTCCGTTTTAATGTCTCGCAGCGATCCTAGCACAGAACTATATTCGTACACTGGTAAACTATTTCTGTTCCGTGGAATAAGCATAGGATCATAATCCAAAGGCGTTCTGTGCGAAATCATTGAAGATCTTCGAGGTACGTCATCCATGCGTCCAATCTGATACATACTGTCATCTATTTCATTTATACTTCTCATGGAACTTCGTGAGAAGTCGTAATCTTTTCTTAAAGCattattaaatagaatattttcgTCATGAATAGATATACTGTCACTACTCTGATATCTTTCCTCTGATCGAGAATTCgtaaaacacattttatctTTTCGAAATTTCGGTGATTTTCTATCAATTCTTTCAGATAAACTTTGTCTCAGAACACTGGTTCTTTGCTGAGAAGCCATACTGTTTTCTTCTGGCAATACTGACAATTTTGATCTTAAAAACGCATAAGGAAAATTTGGTTTTTTAGAAGCTCCATTATTATTTTGCCCGTCATTAAGATTGGTTATATTGTCACAGCTAACTGCTTTGGCTGATGACGTGACCAAAGTGTCTTCGGACAAAACATTGTGTTTCTTAGGCGAAGTTTTACTCTCATTATCAGCATTTTGTAAATCGATGTCATCTGATGGGTCATCAGCTTTTACATAAGTGGAAAGATGAGAAGTAGAACAACTTCGATATAACGATGGTCCATTAGCCACAGGATAGTTTTCAGGAGTTTTATGCATATTCAGTGACTGAGATTTAGCTGAATTTAACATTCCTGTAGAACCCATCCTGTGGAAAAATGATTTGAATGGACTGGGCGACCTGTCTCGTGAACCACTTCTGATAGAGTCAGTATCATTGTCTTTTTTTAACGATGTGGAATCAGAACTACTTCGTCCCATTTTCCAATGTTGCTTCTTTTTATACTGCCCGGTGGAAACATTAGTGCAGTCTTCTTTGATAATATCATCGTTGGATTTTGTTTCCTCCGATATGTCTTTACTATCGGTTTTCTTTAACATTTCAAGTTTTTTACCCATTCGGCGACCCCACGTAGCAAAcactgaaaaaatataaagagattgtaaataattttttcattgattatatctttcatgtacttaaatataagacacttacacccgtattcacaaacgatactttcCTCAGTGAAGTAGCAACGCTCTGCGAAGGAAGGCATTTCCCACTGCGTAACATCTGGCAAGCCTTTCAATTCATAAACGATACTTAAGCGACCCTTGTCTAAGCAAACCCGTAGCGTTGAATAGAGCTCTGTGATTGGTTCTCGTATGTTGCGTATTTCACGTCGCTGCTTGACGTTCATatcagttgtcatacaacaacgtcaaaacataaacagttaccggtaaccaagaacaattttgagttgtcatacaacaacgtcaaaatataaatagttaccggtatccaagaacaattttgagttgtcatacaacaacgtcaaaacataaacagttaccggtatccaagaacaattttgttaatatttgtgttggttttatattcacaaatatggatacaataacaaaatcgggatccctaaacacaactgtctgtctgtctgaaaaatacttatatttctctaacaagaaataaaccttGTGACATCTATTGCCATTGACAATGGCTATGCGTTGCTTAAAACAGCTGGTAGGCTACTTTAGCTGTGCGTTCATTTTGAAGGACGCATAGTACCAGCTGTCACtcaagtattgtttatgaattagattTAGGGGCCCTGTGCGCTCGCGCGCACTAAGAAACCGCatagtatcgtttgtgaatacgggtgtaaTACTCTAGATGCTGTATTTGCTATAGGCAAATAATTAAGACAACAATGTagaaagttataattataacaacgaGTAGTACCTTTCTTCATTTCCTTGACATCATCCTCCATAACCATGGCTGGCAGTGCGGTTACGAGCGTGAAGTCGTGAGAGACGTGCGGCCCAGTATCGGCGATGTCTGCGGCGGCGGCGTCTCGGCGCGGAGACGGCGTCGCGACGGCACGCGGCCCGGTCACTTCCCTGCGCTTCGGCCCGCGGAAGAGGCGCATGATGACCGATCACGCAACCATCGCGCCACTCCGCACGCGCCCTCTGCTCTGAAATTTAATATATTCTTTATCAGGACTAACTAAATTTATCTCAACTAAAGTTGCTTCTTGTTActacacgttgtatattatcAAACGAAGGACGTAAAACTATTAAGATGCACTATTCCATTCAAGTTCTTGTAATGACTCTTgcatgttttatgttttttcaaTAAACCTAATAGTTAGATATCCCATCTAACTCTAAGGTCTACTTAAAAAGACGCATCATGCCATTCAGGATGTTAACCGTTTCCCGACTGTCATTAGAGCAACGTGATTGACGTACGCACCGTAATTATACTAGTATGgtaact
Encoded proteins:
- the LOC118271606 gene encoding uncharacterized protein LOC118271606 codes for the protein MRLFRGPKRREVTGPRAVATPSPRRDAAAADIADTGPHVSHDFTLVTALPAMVMEDDVKEMKKVFATWGRRMGKKLEMLKKTDSKDISEETKSNDDIIKEDCTNVSTGQYKKKQHWKMGRSSSDSTSLKKDNDTDSIRSGSRDRSPSPFKSFFHRMGSTGMLNSAKSQSLNMHKTPENYPVANGPSLYRSCSTSHLSTYVKADDPSDDIDLQNADNESKTSPKKHNVLSEDTLVTSSAKAVSCDNITNLNDGQNNNGASKKPNFPYAFLRSKLSVLPEENSMASQQRTSVLRQSLSERIDRKSPKFRKDKMCFTNSRSEERYQSSDSISIHDENILFNNALRKDYDFSRSSMRSINEIDDSMYQIGRMDDVPRRSSMISHRTPLDYDPMLIPRNRNSLPVYEYSSVLGSLRDIKTEITSSSQSIHHAPEQAEVQTHRLSNYVSSNESGYDSDGRPTDDHSNHSPPGYSSHFHNGSGRKESMDMNYEGNHGNFSRQFSLNHKINFGRVQVPIRRSSTPCALFPVEKSNSYDYGNENKDNIHKFPSDSIKNNMFEHIDSKPPPLPKKTIKKQPYVYKTITLDERVQTRKIKFLHSQLIPIEQSSNQDIMVEHPTPMHHVSETDILGRGPCTKRFRKIRLLKSRLDESLGVYLAQHRVDFDSSGSNFEIRYIIVKLDFDGIAHRDGRLRIGDEIVNVNGRVLRGLSSLKEVQHIVNSCSTEATIEDGALFQRYQVDLVMAHDEITPITLSRIINNQPLEQNTVTLPTSNVPPDIISQTVQKPLPSKQITIETHFPAENQFYHNNISNRTKERSTEQVNCDSNSRTDHQRKCEVGIQVNNGPILSNQKSDDEKLLERHCYSQSASLQNITNIEISLRASPTPRSNQGNNYRPISFHTSRPPSTGPYSVYGDNATNEIKENNFSHYIKHVPRLYQNRSFESIPEQLRNSSRSRFFSRVGSQRCSPSPSPHVSRLQEHSAALHQDNHQHGGHYAHSSLHKVEFWKGQGHKSLGFSIVGGTDSPKGQMGIFVKTVFPNGQAADKGTIFEGDEILSVNNVPTRGLSHAGAISLFKQVKEGKIELTLSRRRAPRSRSVEPLGNFRGDVKRE